The nucleotide window AACGTTGTCTGCCACTTCTGGAAACTCGAACATAGAGATCTGCTGTTCTCCGTCGTAAACATATTCTCTGTAAACTTCGTCGGAAATAATGACGATGTCGTGCTTTTTTGCGATTTCTGCCAATTGCTGAAGTTCTTCTCTTGAATACAAATAGCCTGTTGGATTGCCTGGATTACAGATGACGATCGCTCTTGTTTTATCTGTAATTCTTTTCTCAAATTCCTCGATTTCTGGCAAAGCAAATCCTGTATCAATCGTAGATGGAACAGCAACGATATTGATGTTGAAAGTTCCTGCAAAACCGTTATAATTTGCGTAGTAAGGTTCTGGAATGATAATTTCGTCTCCATCATCGCAAAGTGTGGAAATGGCGAAGTTCAAAGCTTCGGAACCACCGTTGGTTACGATGAAATTATCGGTGGTGAGATCTGTGAATCCTAAAGAATGGTAGTAGTCTCTAAGCGCAGTTCTGTATTCCAGATTACCTTCGGAAAGGGCGTATTCGTAGATTTTGAGGTGGTTGTTTTTGATGGCTTCCAGCGCTGTCTCCGGCGTTTCGATGTCGGGTTGACCAATATTGAGGTGGTAAACTTTGATTCCTTTCTGTTTTGCTGCTGTTGCAAACGGAACTAATTTTCTAACTGGAGACGCGGGCATATGTTGAGCGCGCTGAGATATTTTCGGCATTGTTTATTGACTTTGGGATACAAAAATAGTGATTTTTTGGTTGTCGGTTGATGGTTGTCAGTTGATAGTTTTCAAAATTCGAGAGAATGTGATTTGATGACAGATCGTGAACATTTGCGAAGCTGCAGCCCGGCCTGAGTGAAAATCCTTTTTTGCTTGTACTAACATTCTGTTGAACTGGAAACTGTCTGCAAAAAAGATTGGGAACGGAGGACGGAAAAGCTGCCATAAAAATATTTGTAAATAGCTTTCGACTCAAAGTCTAATAGCTGCCCAAAAAATTAATAAGTAAATGCTTTCTGTAATTTGAATCTTCAATTATCTTTGCAGCTATGAAAAATTTTGTTTTACTTTTTTTGTTCTTGTTGACATTAAGTTGTAAAACTTACAATACCTCAATTTTGGAAAACGGTGACCTACTTTTTGTGCCTGCTGTAGAAACGGGATTGTCCGGCGCCATCAATAATGTGACGCAAACGGAAAAGAAAACTTCGTACGACCATATCGGAATCGTGAAGAAGGAATCTGAGCATTTGTACGTATTACACGCTGCTCCAAAAGGTGGTTCTCAGAAACAAAAACTCAATTCTTTTTTGAAAGAGCAAACCAAACTCGGACAGAAAATCGACGTTTATCGTTTGAAAGAAGCATACAAATCGTCCATTCCAAATTCTGTTTTGAAAGCTGAAACTTTGGTTGGCAAGCCTTATAATTTCAATTATATTCTGGATGAAAATTCTTATTACTGCTCAGATTTTGTGGAAAGAGCTTTTCGGGAAAATCAAATCTTCACATTGGAACCAATGACATTCATCGACCCGAAAACGAAAAAGACGAATGCGTTTTGGGAAAAGTTCTATCAAGATAGAAAACTGAAAGTTCCGGAAGGTGAGCCAGGCTGTAATCCAAACGGTTTGGCTGCTTCTGAAAAATTGAGTAAAGTCGGGGAACTGAAATAAAATTTTTTTAAATTTAATTCATACTTATTTGGTGGGAATTAAATAATTTATATATTTGCAGTAGAATTAGAATTAAATGAAAGGCATCTTCTCTCAAATCATAATGTGTAACTCCAAGTAAATCATTGGATAGGAGAGAATATGTCATAAGCTTTACCTTTCCGGTAGAGCTTTTTTTATTTAAAAATTTTAAGAACAATGAATCAAACAAATAAATTTTACACGGACGAAAATACAGTCAGATCGACTGCGTTTTTGGTGATCATTGTTCTCGCGGTCGCCCTTATTTTCAAGTGGCCGTATTTGGTTTTACTCTTAGTTTTTGATTTTATTATGAGGGCTTTAGGCTTATCACTTTCTCCTTTAGCCCTTTTTTCAAGATCGATCTCGAAAATATTGGGATGGAAAAGGAAACCGATATTCGCCGCACCAAAAAGATTCGCGGCGACATTGGGTTCTCTTTTTACATTATTAGTTTTTTTATTAATGCTCAATGGATTGTATGATCCGGCTTTCGCAGTCGGGTTTCTCCTGATCATCTTAGCCAGTCTGGAAAGCTTTTTCAAGGTTTGCGTCGGCTGCTATCTCTACCAATTCATTGTGATTCCCATCCAAAATAAATTTAAATAACAAATCAACTCACCAAAAAAATATTCAATTATGATCTATCCACAAGAAACGCAGAAAGGAGGCTTCTTTCAAAAGCCCGCAAAGGAAATAATCCTGGAAATAGAACTGAATGGTAAAATAAGATTTGATATCCTGCTTTACACGATCTACAATCATTACAAGATCAGCTACAAGATCGTGAACGCCCATATCGAATATCTGAATGGCAATAACTTCGGCAACGTAAAACTTCTTCTGAAGATCACGGATGACGAAATTGATAAGATTGAAAATTACCTTGGTGAATACAAACTGATGAGTTGCAAAATACCAGTCCTACAACAAACAAAGGAAGCTTCATAATGAGCTTCCTTTAATTTTTTATAAACGATCAAGCTGTCGGCTGACAACTTATTGTTCGATTCTTCTGATGTCTGCGCCAATCGCTCTCAATCTTTCGTCGATATTCTCATAACCACGATCGATCTGTTCGATGTTCTGAATGATGGATTTTCCTTCTGCAGAAAGCGCCGCGATCAACAAAGCATTTCCAGCTCTGATGTCTGGCGAAACCATAGACGTTCCTCTCAATGGTGTTTCCTGATTCATTCCGATGACGGTTGCTCTGTGTGGATCGCAAAGGATGATCTGCGCGCCCATATCGATCAATTTATCGACGAAGAACAAACGGCTCTCGAACATTTTTTGGTGGATCAAAACAGAACCTTTGGCCTGAGTTGCCACAACCAATATGATTGATAAAAGATCCGGCGTAAATCCTGGCCAAGGTGCATCTGAAACTGTCAAGATTGATCCATCGATGAATTTCTGGATCTTATAATTCTCCTGAGAAGGAATATAGATATCATCGCCTCTTTGTTCCAATTCAATTCCTAGTTTTCTGAAAGTATTTGGGATCACGCCCAGTTCATTCCAGTTTACATCCTTGATGGTGATCTCCGATTTGGTCATCGCAGCCAATCCTATCCAAGAGCCGATCTCTACCATATCTGGTAGCATTCTGTGGTCTGTTCCGTTCAATTTGTCAACACCTTCTACAATTAGAAGATTGGAACCAATTCCGGA belongs to Chryseobacterium sp. KACC 21268 and includes:
- a CDS encoding pyridoxal phosphate-dependent aminotransferase; its protein translation is MPKISQRAQHMPASPVRKLVPFATAAKQKGIKVYHLNIGQPDIETPETALEAIKNNHLKIYEYALSEGNLEYRTALRDYYHSLGFTDLTTDNFIVTNGGSEALNFAISTLCDDGDEIIIPEPYYANYNGFAGTFNINIVAVPSTIDTGFALPEIEEFEKRITDKTRAIVICNPGNPTGYLYSREELQQLAEIAKKHDIVIISDEVYREYVYDGEQQISMFEFPEVADNVIVIDSESKRYSMCGARIGCLITRSKKIHDAAILFAQARLSPVLLGQIAATAAHKNDAEYIAKVREEYKQRRDLLVGLLNEIPGVICPKPKGAFYCGVELPVDDTEKFAQWLLESYSNNGETVMVAPMGGFYSNPELGKKQVRIAYVLKQEDLKRSVEILKDAITQYNSEFN
- a CDS encoding YiiX/YebB-like N1pC/P60 family cysteine hydrolase yields the protein MKNFVLLFLFLLTLSCKTYNTSILENGDLLFVPAVETGLSGAINNVTQTEKKTSYDHIGIVKKESEHLYVLHAAPKGGSQKQKLNSFLKEQTKLGQKIDVYRLKEAYKSSIPNSVLKAETLVGKPYNFNYILDENSYYCSDFVERAFRENQIFTLEPMTFIDPKTKKTNAFWEKFYQDRKLKVPEGEPGCNPNGLAASEKLSKVGELK
- a CDS encoding NIL domain-containing protein; translation: MIYPQETQKGGFFQKPAKEIILEIELNGKIRFDILLYTIYNHYKISYKIVNAHIEYLNGNNFGNVKLLLKITDDEIDKIENYLGEYKLMSCKIPVLQQTKEAS
- the murA gene encoding UDP-N-acetylglucosamine 1-carboxyvinyltransferase, with product MSNAFEIRGGKKLSGEITPQGAKNEALQILCAVLLTEDEVRISNIPDIKDVNKLIDILQDFNVKVTKNGKGDYTFKADEVNFDYIKSQEFKKDGAKLRGSVMILGPMLARFGEAYLPTPGGDKIGRRRLDTHFQGFVELGAEFTYDEEEAYYSLRAKELKGKFILLEEASVTGTANIVMAAVLAKGKTSIYNAACEPYLQQLCKMLNRMGANISGIGSNLLIVEGVDKLNGTDHRMLPDMVEIGSWIGLAAMTKSEITIKDVNWNELGVIPNTFRKLGIELEQRGDDIYIPSQENYKIQKFIDGSILTVSDAPWPGFTPDLLSIILVVATQAKGSVLIHQKMFESRLFFVDKLIDMGAQIILCDPHRATVIGMNQETPLRGTSMVSPDIRAGNALLIAALSAEGKSIIQNIEQIDRGYENIDERLRAIGADIRRIEQ